TCAGGACCTCTGGTTCTTATAATAAAAGTCGATTCTTCAGATAAATTTATTTTTTCTTTATCAAAAAATACAAAATTTCCATATAAAGTATTGTCATAATAGAATGATTTAACAGGAGATATTATTTTGTTTTCTCCATCATCGGCAATTATTGCATAATAGTAAATATCATCAAAATATTTATCATTAAATAATTCCCACATTTCTAATTCTACAAGAGAACCTGAAGGATAAATTAAGTCATTTTCAAAAGGATTTGGTAATACAAATATTTCTCCCCAAGAACTCATTAATAATATATTATATCTTATATCTGAATTACTTAAACTTGTAGCTACAAAAGAAATAGTATCAAGTGGAGTAACTCTTTCTTTATCTGTTGGACCAGTAACATCTAATTCAATATTTTGATTATTTAATATATTGAAGCTCCTTATAGGTGATTGATAATCTATATTATTTTCATAATCATAAGTATGGATTCTCCATAAATAAATCCCGTTTTTTAATTCAAGTGAGTAAAAATTGTTTGGGGTATAATCTATTTCTTCTATATATCCTTGTGCTGAATCTAAAAACATATTTGCTGGAACAAAATTAAATGAATAACCATCGATGTTTTCTACATTACTCCATGAGAAATCAATTTTTGTATAAATATTATTTGACAAAATAACTTCACCATTTAAAGGAGCATATATACTTATTTCATTTTCTTCAGGAGGAGACCACCAATCTTTTATTTCAAAATTGAATGTTGCACTAACAATTTCATTACTAGAATTTTTTAAATACCAATAATAAACTCCAGGATTTTCAAAGGTTACAGAAGTCCAATTATCACTATTAGTTATTTCGGAATATATAATATTATCATTTTCATCTTTTACTTCAAAAATCAGATCATCCAAGTATTCTGTTTTAAATGAGTTAGTATGCCAACCGAATGAAATAGTGTAATAATCAAATGTGGACATTGGTTCAGGGTAATCTAATAATACATCAAAAGGTGTTGAGTTAACAAATAACCATCTATGTTCTGTTTCTTCATAATTATAACTATTTTCGTCTTGAGAAGTAATAATCCACCATTTATAAATGTTATCTGGCAAGGTTAATGAATAATTAAATGTCATTTCTCCAGTAATAGGATCTGTATCTGTAGAATAATCAGTTGGAGTAATTAAAGTATCATATGTCTCTTCCCATGTATCAATAGGTCGAATATGTAATTCAAAATCACCTGCGTAATCTGGATCATATCCCCATATGAATTTTATGTTGTTAGTGGTTGTGGATTCACCATCTAAAGGATGAATTAAGTGTAATTCTATGAATTGAATTTCTTCACCAATATAAAAGTTCCATATTGGACTTTCAGTATAATTAACATCATCTAAATAAGCACGTACTTTCCATTCATAAGATTTATTAGGGGCAAATCCTAGAATAAGAGCTTCCGCTTCATAATTTCCAAATTCATCCATCCAATACACATCAATATTGGTTGTTGATTGCCACGTCTCTGTTCCTTCTTCTCTGTAATACAATTCAAAAATATCATTTGAGGCTTTTTCAGTATGTAAATTATTAACTCCCCATGAGAAATATATATCAGCTGATTGAGTTCCTGGAAGCACTGGAATGTAACCAAATGGTTCTAAAGGATAGAAATAAGAAAATTCGGAAACTTCTCCAACTTTAAATTCATTATAATTACTATTAATTTCAATCGTTTCAAATGTTTCTGGATCTGTATAATATCCATTAACCCACCAACCATATTTACCATTATCTAAAGATATTGATGTTGATTCATCCGAAAGGATATATTCATAGTAATTCCATGGTTCAGTTAGTTGCTCAATATATAATATATAATAATCAGCATTTATACGATTTTCAATACCATTATTGTGGAAGAATGTTTCCCATTCAAAGGTTACTGTTTAAGGAACATCTTCGTAAAAATCGCCATTTATTGGTGTAATAAGATTTATATAATAGAAAGTATCTTCTAAAAATACACTAAACCAATATGGGTTTTCTGGATATATTTTTTCAATCTTTCCATTACCAAAATCAGCATATCCTATAACTGCCCAGAAGTAATCACCTTCATCTAATTCCAGAGTTATTTGAGTGTTTGAAGTTTTGGAAAAAATAAGCAAATCTTGGGAAGATATATTACCTTCTATATAATTCCATACATTTTCTTCGTTTCTATCAACTATTAATTCATATGTTATAGTTGCATTTAAATCTGTAGAAGGGTACCATTTAAATGTGACTGAAGTTCCAATAATAGTAACATCTTCTTGATAAATAAAATACTCTTCTTTTCCAAAATCTTCTAGGTTTACAGTGAATGTTGAATCGAGTCCGGAAATTAATCCATTAAAAGTTGGATCAGGTAATTCTATTAAAAGATTAGTAGAATCATATGTAGAAATGAGAGAAATATCAGGGAGAAAAATGTTTAGATCTGAAAAATCTTCTGGATTGTTGAAAAATACACTTGGATGTAATGTAAAATATTTATTATATTCAATTGAAATATCAAAGCCATCAGATGGGTTATTTATTAAATTAGCCATTTTTTCTGTTTCGTGTAATAAATTCATTGACATTTCAAAATCATTTTTGAGAATAGGAGGTTTTTCTCCAGAGGTAGGATCATGTGGTTGAAAAATATAATCCATAATCTTATCTTCGAATAAAATTTTAATTAAATCATGTAAAGAGGAGAGGTCGTTTTTTATGTGATTAATTAACTCAATAGATTTTGCGTTATCTTTAAACTTTAGCATATTTCCAAAGATTGATGTTTGTAGTTCGCTGCCTAATATTTTTTGAGAATCTGAAGGTGGAGGATTTTGTAATAAAGTCATTAAAAGCTCAGTTATATATTGTGTTAAATCTTCATTGTTATTAATAGCATTTTTTATATTAATTGAAGGATCATTTAAATCATAAATGAATAAGGCTTTCCCAATAATTCCAATAATTTTTGTTAATATGCTCATTCCAGCAGCGCTGCCTTCATCAATTAATAAATAGTCATTTCCATCAAATTCAGGAGTATAATTTCCATCGATATTATCAAAAGACATTTCATAATCAAATATAGCATCGCCTCCAGTTTGATCAATTTCAATTGACTTAGGAGGGTCATCTAAGGTAAAAATATCATAGAAAGGAATTGAGATATTTGAACCATCATAAGTTATAACTTTAAATTTTAAAGGAGAAGTATTTTCATTATTGCCATCTAAATCCCAATCAAAATTATTGATTTCATATTTCAAATCATAATATAAATATCCATCTTTAACATTTCCTATAAGATCTGAAAAGTTATTTATATCTTCTATAATATTTAAAATAGCTGTTTCTGTGGCATCAGATATATTGATTAAATATTTTAGTAGTGCTGATGGTGAAGAGTTTTCTGTCGTTAAAAGATTTATTAAATCGCCGTTTTGAGAAATAAAATTTGAAAATTCCGTATAAATATCATATATTCTCATGAGTCCACTGATAACATTCATTTCTGTCTCATCAGATATTGTTGATGGATCAGTATTACTGTTTACAACAATAGTTGATTGTGGAGAGGAAACATCAATACTATAATTAGCTGCAAAAATAGAAAAATCAGCTAACCCAATTTCTCCATCTGGTTGTGCTAAATCAAAAATATTGTTCCAAATACCTTTATGAGAATAATTAATAGCGGGGCCAATATCAACTAAATCAAAATCTTTTAAATTTCCATAAAAATCATTTCTTTTTAAACCGTAGAAATATGTAAATGAAGAAAAATCAGTAATATCAACTTTTCCATTAAAATTAAAGTCACCAAGTAATCCATACGCTAATCCTTTATCATAATAATCAATATATTTTTTTACTGCATTTCGATTATATGTATTAATATCAATAATTTTAAAGTTTGTTTTTTTAATTTTTAGAAGTGTATCGCCTTTATTTATAATAGTAGGAGAAGAAATAGCAATTTTCAAATTTTTATTGTTTTTAATAATTTTCAGAAATTTTGGATTTATATCTATTTCATTTTCATTTACATTTTCCAAAATAAATTCAAAAGAATCAGCTTCAATGTTTGATTTTATTATTGTTTCATTTTGAAGTTTCTCTATAGCTATTGAATTTAAATTTTGTTCTGTAGCTATATTATTTGATTTATTAAAATTAAAACAAGAAGTAAAAATAAATATGATTAAGATAATAATTATAAACAAATAATATTTTCTCATACATTCACCCCCTTTATTCTGAGATGGTAACTGCTATTGAGTCACCAACTGAGAATAATATTTCAGTTTCATTTTCTCCAAACATATATGTAGATTTTTCAAATTTAATTTTTGTTTCTCCAATATTAATAGTTGAGAACTTTATATCTATAATATCTTCTGGCAAAATAAAATTATTACCTTTTGATATTGCACTAAAAATAAATTCATTATGATCGTTATATTCATTAATTTTTTTGATTATATGGAAATCGTTATTATTAAATTTATCATCAGGGATACAATCATTTATATTTATATTAATAAATTGAGGATTATAGGAAAATCTTATATCGAAGCCATAAATATTTGTATTAAGAGAAGTTTTAATTTTAAATTGGTAATCAGAATTTGGTGTTGCAATAAGATTTTCTGGTTCAAAATATAAATCAGGTAGAGTACCTTCTTCTTTTTTTATAAATTCAAAACTCCAAATTGGTCCTAAAACTTCATACATATTATCTTTAGCAACTATTCTCCAGTAATATGTAGATGAATAATCTAATTCAATATTTTCTAAGTATTTGTTACTTAAATTAAACTTGGTATATTTATTTTGAACAAGATTTTCTACATCCGATTTAACATCAGAAATATAGAAGTTGAAGTTTAAAGGAGTACCTTCTGGATCATAAGCTTTCCATTCAAAAGATACAGTAGTTCCAACAACAGTAGGGATATCAGGTTTATGATAATCATCTATAACTGGAGGTTTGTTTTCTGAAATGATTGTAATTTTTCTCAGTTCACTTTTTATAGGAGGATTAACCTTATCAGATACTGTAACATTCCAATAAAAATCTCCAGGTTCAGAGAATTTGTAGTTATAAGATAATACTTTACTTTGATTATCATCAAGATTTAAAACTTCATTTAAAGTTGTTTCTGATTTCCCAATATTAAGAATATAATTTAAGGTTGAATTATCCGTATCAGTAGCTATCCAACTAAACGTTATATTGTTTGTAGTAAAAGTTTTATTATTTTCAGGTGAAATTAATGAAATGGTAGGGAGATTATTTTTTGGAGGTATATAAGCAAATGAAGCTATTTTTGATTCAGATATTTCTTTTGAATCATTTGCAAGAACTTTCCAATAATATGTTCCAGTAGAAGATAATGAATATTTAATAGAATAGCTAGTATAATTTGAAATAATATTTGAAAGTGAATTTGGAGATTTGCCAATAAAGACATCAAAAGTTAGTGGTCTTTATCTATATCCGAGGCTTCCCAAGATAATGTTACTAAGGATTTATCAATTATTGTATTAATAGGATAAATTAATGAAATAGTAGGCTTATGATTAATTGTAGAGTCATATGTTGGATCATAATAAAATCTTGGAGCTTCTAAAACCATAATTTTATGATCAATATTGGGTTCATCCCATAATTCTATTTTCCATTGATATTGTCCTTTTATTTCAGGTTCGTATGTATAAGTGTTTTGGGTTATTGGTGATGAATTTAATTTAAAAAATTCATTTCCGACATACTTTAAATAAATATTATAAAAAATAGTGTCTTTTTCAATGTCATTTGCGCTCCATCTAAAAATAACATCTTTTTCTTTAACAATCTCATTATCAACAGGAGAAACGTAATTCAAAAAGGTTGGAGGATTATTTTCTGCTTTATCTAATAGAATGTTTATTTTTCTTTCTTCATTTGCATATACTTTTGTACTTCCAGTTTTTGGTAAATAATTTAATTTAGATACTTCATAATTGTATTCACCTTCATTTCCAATAAACTTGTATTGACCATTTTCATCCGTAGATGCAGTAACTTTTAACTGTCCATTCTGTGTAATTTTTATTTGTGCCCCTATTATTGGTTCTTCTGTGACACTATCTTTTACAATAAAAATTAAAGTTCCTTCTGTAGCATCTTGCAGTCTTTCGCACGAAAAAAGAAAAATAATAATTAATATAGAAAAAAATAGAAATATTTTTTTACCCATTTTATCACCCCTTTCATTTAATAAAATAATAATTTTTTATTAATATATTATTATAATTCAAACGTATATTTAGACCATTTAAAATTAGAAAAGTTCATTAATTTTGAACTTTATTATTAAAATGGAGTCTTAACAAGTAGGATTTTATTTTAAGGGAGGGACCCCTATGAGAATTGGAAATAATTATTTAAATCAGACAAATAGTTTGTCAAATCTTTCTAATTTATTATTACAAAGGTCTCAGCAATTAGCGAGTGGAAACAGACTAATTAATGCTTCTATTAATCCTGCAGGATTTACTATTGCTCAAAGATTAAATACTGAATTTAGATCTGCTTATCAAGCAGTAAGAAATATATATGATGGTATAGGTGCTTTGAATGTAGCTGATCAAGGTGTTTCATCTATACAAGATACTATTAGTAGAATGAGGGAACTTGCTATTAGAGCTTCTAATGATACTTTAACAGAAGAAGGCAGGAGTGCTATTCAAGAAGAATTTAATCAATTAAGTCAAGGAATTAGGGATGTAGTAAGAGACTCTCAATATAACAATCAACAATTATTAAACGGTGAATTTAGTGCAAGATTACCTCTTGATGTTAATGGGAATAAGTTAGAAGTGGAAATTAGAGATTTTAGACCTGAAGCTTTAAATTTGGATAATATTGATCTTACAACACAAGAAGGAGCAGAAAATGCTTTAGAGGTATTAGATAATGCTTTACAAGAGACAAACAGTACAAGAACACAACTAGGTTCTTATATAAATAGATTAGGAGTAGCTGCTGAAAATTTATTAAATCAGACAGAAAATACTCAATCGGCTGAAGATAGAATTACCGGTACGGACATGGCTAGAACAATGGCAGAATATTTAAGGAATCAAAATCTTATGCAAACAACCTCCTTAATTTTAGGGCAAACAGGGCAACTAAATGCAACATCAGTTTTGAATATTTTACAATCTCCTTAATAAAAACAGGAGCCGACAGGCTCCTGTTTTTATTATTGTTCATTTATTAATTTTAATAAAGCTTTTGCAGCTAAAATTGGTCCATCTTCTTCGAATCCTTGAATTCCTAATTGTGTCTTTATTTCTCCAACTTTTACATTAGTTTTT
The window above is part of the Marinitoga litoralis genome. Proteins encoded here:
- a CDS encoding carboxypeptidase-like regulatory domain-containing protein, which translates into the protein MGKKIFLFFSILIIIFLFSCERLQDATEGTLIFIVKDSVTEEPIIGAQIKITQNGQLKVTASTDENGQYKFIGNEGEYNYEVSKLNYLPKTGSTKVYANEERKINILLDKAENNPPTFLNYVSPVDNEIVKEKDVIFRWSANDIEKDTIFYNIYLKYVGNEFFKLNSSPITQNTYTYEPEIKGQYQWKIELWDEPNIDHKIMVLEAPRFYYDPTYDSTINHKPTISLIYPINTIIDKSLVTLSWEASDIDKDH
- a CDS encoding flagellin codes for the protein MRIGNNYLNQTNSLSNLSNLLLQRSQQLASGNRLINASINPAGFTIAQRLNTEFRSAYQAVRNIYDGIGALNVADQGVSSIQDTISRMRELAIRASNDTLTEEGRSAIQEEFNQLSQGIRDVVRDSQYNNQQLLNGEFSARLPLDVNGNKLEVEIRDFRPEALNLDNIDLTTQEGAENALEVLDNALQETNSTRTQLGSYINRLGVAAENLLNQTENTQSAEDRITGTDMARTMAEYLRNQNLMQTTSLILGQTGQLNATSVLNILQSP